In one window of Psychrobacter sp. P2G3 DNA:
- the rlmD gene encoding 23S rRNA (uracil(1939)-C(5))-methyltransferase RlmD, whose protein sequence is MQPTDSQTSTAPDTTSQVNDTQTITIPPNKKKSKPSSKTRRRLKEAEPLPFTIDGLSHDGRGVAVYGNGFGEADGHVEDKHGKKVFVSFALPGESALVKLTNSRTSFEEGDAISITANPNPERAVPPCPHFGVCGGCNLQHWQPDSQINFKQSVLAEMLVHQANVEPDTWLAPVVGDRLGYRTKARLGVRYVAKKETALVGFRERSSNFLAELNECHILDPRIGFEIENLKTLISTLESRDKIAQLELAMGEQMPELPDGNQPVALIVRNLAPLSEADIEKLKVFFAARNWQLYLQSKGADSIKRIALTDADDMTEQFGRLYYQLPEYDLTFEFIPTDFTQVNLSVNRQMTKLACELLDLKAGERVLDLFSGLGNFSLPLARLVGETGSVVGVEGSDAMTARAAENARRNDIHNTEFYTQDLTHDCSDKPWANQGFDALLIDPPRSGAWEIMQYLPKFNAERIVYVSCNPATLARDTKALLEQGYRLTHAGVMDMFCHTGHVESIARFEKVAA, encoded by the coding sequence ATGCAACCCACCGATTCACAAACGTCTACAGCACCTGATACTACGTCACAAGTCAACGATACCCAAACGATCACTATCCCGCCTAATAAGAAAAAATCTAAACCATCGTCAAAGACGCGTCGTCGTCTAAAAGAGGCAGAGCCACTACCTTTTACTATTGATGGCTTATCGCATGATGGTCGCGGGGTTGCGGTATATGGCAATGGCTTTGGTGAGGCCGATGGTCATGTAGAAGATAAGCATGGCAAAAAGGTCTTTGTCAGCTTTGCTTTACCGGGTGAAAGTGCTTTAGTGAAACTAACTAATAGCCGTACCAGTTTTGAAGAAGGCGACGCAATTAGTATCACTGCCAATCCAAACCCTGAACGCGCTGTACCGCCTTGCCCACACTTCGGTGTATGCGGTGGTTGTAACTTGCAACACTGGCAGCCAGATAGTCAGATCAACTTTAAACAATCGGTACTTGCGGAGATGCTCGTGCATCAAGCGAATGTTGAGCCTGATACTTGGCTTGCGCCGGTAGTGGGTGATCGCCTTGGCTATCGCACCAAAGCTCGATTGGGCGTACGCTATGTCGCCAAAAAAGAAACCGCTTTGGTCGGCTTTCGTGAGCGCTCAAGTAACTTTTTGGCAGAGTTAAATGAGTGTCATATCTTAGATCCGCGCATTGGCTTTGAGATTGAGAATTTAAAAACACTTATTAGTACGCTTGAGAGCCGTGACAAAATTGCTCAGCTTGAGCTGGCAATGGGTGAGCAAATGCCAGAGCTACCCGATGGCAATCAGCCAGTTGCACTCATTGTGCGTAACTTGGCACCCTTATCTGAAGCAGATATAGAGAAGCTAAAAGTCTTTTTTGCTGCACGCAACTGGCAGTTATATCTACAGTCTAAAGGCGCTGATAGTATTAAACGTATTGCTTTAACTGACGCTGATGATATGACCGAGCAGTTTGGGCGTCTATATTATCAATTGCCAGAATATGATCTTACTTTTGAGTTTATCCCTACGGACTTTACCCAAGTAAATCTGTCCGTTAATCGACAGATGACTAAGCTTGCTTGCGAATTATTAGATCTAAAAGCGGGTGAACGCGTACTAGATCTGTTCAGCGGTTTGGGCAATTTCAGTTTGCCATTAGCACGTCTTGTCGGAGAAACCGGTTCAGTCGTAGGCGTTGAAGGTAGTGATGCAATGACTGCACGTGCAGCAGAGAATGCGCGGCGCAATGACATTCATAACACTGAATTTTATACTCAAGATTTGACTCATGATTGCTCAGATAAACCATGGGCTAATCAAGGTTTTGATGCATTACTTATCGATCCACCCCGCTCTGGCGCTTGGGAAATTATGCAGTATTTACCTAAGTTTAACGCTGAGCGGATTGTTTATGTCTCTTGCAACCCTGCTACTCTCGCTCGTGATACAAAAGCACTATTGGAGCAAGGTTATCGTCTGACTCATGCTGGAGTGATGGATATGTTTTGTCATACTGGGCACGTTGAGTCAATCGCGCGCTTCGAAAAAGTAGCAGCTTAA
- a CDS encoding 3'-5' exonuclease — MSHALPANPILVFDIETVADTDAARRIYPQLADLNNADALSALTAIRIQEAGHDFMRLPLQRIVCISALYIKDGQFSLFSLTADKFSEKDILAKFFRAFNDIETLPQLISWNGSGFDIPVLIYRAMQYDLSAPWLFEEGERIKSMRFDNYVNRFQTKHLDLMDRFSQYGASRREAMDVVASLYGLPGKTDVDGSMVGELVNQGDWQTLSIYCESDVMNTWLIYLRWLRLTGKLSSPSYTYWQQQSRDYLAKFTQADGKARHHEFIADWSSAPQS, encoded by the coding sequence ATGTCACATGCCCTACCTGCTAATCCCATACTGGTTTTTGATATTGAGACAGTAGCAGATACTGACGCCGCACGCCGTATCTATCCGCAGTTGGCTGATTTAAACAATGCCGATGCTTTAAGTGCATTGACTGCGATCAGAATACAAGAGGCTGGGCATGACTTTATGCGTTTACCATTACAACGTATTGTCTGCATATCGGCGTTATATATTAAAGATGGACAGTTTTCTTTGTTTTCTTTAACTGCAGATAAATTTAGCGAAAAAGATATTCTTGCCAAGTTTTTTCGAGCATTTAATGATATTGAAACCTTGCCACAGCTGATTAGTTGGAATGGCTCTGGCTTTGATATTCCGGTGCTTATTTACCGTGCTATGCAATACGATTTGTCCGCCCCATGGTTATTTGAGGAAGGCGAACGTATAAAAAGTATGCGTTTTGATAATTACGTCAACCGTTTTCAAACAAAGCATTTGGATCTGATGGACAGATTTAGCCAATACGGTGCGAGTCGACGTGAAGCAATGGATGTCGTTGCAAGCCTATATGGCCTACCCGGTAAGACTGATGTGGATGGCAGCATGGTTGGTGAACTCGTTAACCAGGGTGATTGGCAAACGCTATCGATATATTGCGAATCTGATGTCATGAATACATGGCTGATATATTTACGCTGGCTGCGTCTGACAGGTAAGCTGTCGTCACCGTCTTATACTTATTGGCAACAGCAGAGTCGTGATTATTTAGCAAAATTCACTCAAGCAGATGGCAAAGCACGCCATCATGAGTTTATTGCTGATTGGTCATCTGCGCCCCAGTCATAA
- the cysM gene encoding cysteine synthase CysM, giving the protein MSSTAMSNANFITQVTELADCVGQTPLVKLHRLPIEENIINGAVLLAKLEGNNPAGSVKDRPAFNMIYQAEQRGDIKPGDTLIEATSGNTGIALAMVAAMRGYPMTLLMPTNSTQERKDAMIAYGATLIEVDEGIEAARDLALQMQSEGQGIVLDQFNNPDNKQAHYLTTGPELWAQTDGKITHFISSMGTTGTITGVSKYLKEQNPAIKVIGLQPDEEASIAGIRRWPAAYMPGIFEADLVDEVMDIDQRIAEVYMRKLSKTEGIFAGVSSGAAAWAATQVAKENPDAVIAFIVCDRGDRYLSTGLYNVDDSSTQA; this is encoded by the coding sequence ATGTCCTCTACGGCCATGTCAAACGCCAACTTTATTACTCAAGTCACTGAGCTTGCCGATTGCGTTGGTCAGACGCCATTAGTGAAATTACATCGTTTGCCTATAGAAGAAAACATTATAAATGGTGCGGTGTTATTGGCCAAACTTGAAGGTAATAATCCTGCAGGTTCTGTAAAGGATCGTCCTGCTTTTAATATGATTTATCAAGCGGAGCAGCGTGGTGATATCAAGCCTGGTGACACTTTGATTGAAGCAACTAGTGGCAATACTGGCATTGCTTTAGCCATGGTCGCCGCTATGCGCGGTTATCCAATGACACTACTGATGCCGACCAACTCTACCCAAGAGCGCAAAGATGCGATGATAGCTTATGGTGCTACTTTGATTGAAGTAGACGAAGGAATAGAAGCAGCACGTGATTTAGCGCTACAAATGCAATCTGAAGGTCAGGGTATCGTATTAGATCAATTTAATAATCCTGATAATAAGCAAGCGCATTATCTGACTACGGGTCCTGAGCTATGGGCACAAACTGATGGTAAAATCACCCACTTTATTAGCTCAATGGGGACTACAGGTACTATCACAGGCGTGTCAAAATATCTTAAAGAGCAAAATCCTGCGATTAAAGTTATCGGTTTGCAACCTGATGAAGAAGCTTCTATCGCTGGTATCCGCCGCTGGCCTGCTGCCTACATGCCCGGTATCTTTGAAGCAGATTTAGTCGATGAAGTTATGGATATTGATCAGCGTATCGCTGAAGTCTATATGCGTAAACTGTCGAAGACTGAAGGTATCTTTGCAGGTGTTTCATCAGGAGCAGCAGCATGGGCAGCTACGCAAGTTGCCAAAGAAAACCCAGATGCCGTTATTGCCTTTATTGTCTGTGATCGTGGCGATCGTTATCTATCAACTGGCTTGTATAATGTTGATGACAGCAGCACGCAAGCATAA